Below is a window of Armatimonadota bacterium DNA.
GTTCCGCAGCACTGGACATTGGAGATCGCAAATGTCTTTGCACTCGCCGAAAATGTAGGAAGGCTAACAGCATCGGACGTTGCCGGAGCCCTCAACACCTTGGGGAGTCTACAGATTGAAGTCGACTCCGAAACCTATTCGTCGGCCTTTGGCATGACACTCTCCCTTTGCCGACGCCACAGAATCACGGCCTATGATGCCGCGTACTTGGAGTTGGCACTAAGGAAGGGCGCAGGGTTGGCCAGCCTCGACAGAAAACTAGTGGCCGCTGCGGCAGCTGAAGGCGCCACCCTCTTCCAGCCCTGATCTACCCGTTTCTCGCTTCCTCGCGAATCCGAATCATCGCCTTCATTGCGCCGTGAAGGTCCGGGTGGCGCTTCACTTTCCCAAAGCTGTCGTGAAGATCGGAATAGAGCGCATAGAGCCGATCGTACACCGCCACTGCATCGGGCTCAGGGCGGTACACCTCATCCTTCACCCCCGTCATGGCTGCGATCGCCGTGAGCGTGTCTTGGTGCGCGCCGCCAACCACCGACGCCATGATCGCCGAACCCAGCGCACAGGTTTGGGCGGACCGGCTGATCTTCATGGGGCGGTTCAAAACGTCGGCATAGATCTGCATGGTCAGCGGACTTTTCTCCGCGATACCACCGCAATTCACAACTTCTTGAATATTCACGCCATGCTTTTCAATCTGCTCGATGATCTTGCGCGCGCCAAACGCCGTCGCCTCGATCATGGCCCGATAGACGTCTCCGGCCGACGTGTGCAACGACTGGCCGATGAGCAAACCACTGAGCAATGGGTCCACTAGGATCGTGCGGTTGCCATTGTTCCAATCCAGCGCGAGCAATCCGCTTTCGCCGGGCCTCAATTGCTCTGCTTCAGCGGATAGTTCGCCGTGGCCCTTGCCGAGAAGGCGTACCGCCCAATTGAACAGGTCACCAACTGCCGATTGCCCCGCCTCGACCCCCACCATGCCCGGTATGACCGAACCCGGCACCACACCGCAGACTCCCGGAATGTCCGGCGTGTCCTCGCCGCCCACCATGATGTCGCAGGTACTGGTCCCCATGATCTTGACCAGCGTGCCTTGTGCCCGGCGGCACAAACGCCGCGCTTCATGATGAGCGGATCGGTGGTTCCAGTAAGCCAAGCGGGGATGTAGTCCTGACACTCGACCCAAGAGAACGCGGCCTCGAAGACCTTGGGCGCCGTTCGCGCGCAGTGCAGGATCTTTGACCAGAACCACTCGCTGGAATAGGTGCCGCCACACTTGTTTAGGTAAGGCCGGCCCTGGGCGGCAGCCCTCTCAGTGATCTCGGCGGCTTCGGCGTAGCTCGTGTGGTCTTTCCAGAGCCAGGCGTGGGCGGCCAGGTCGTCTTTGAATGCGTCGAGCATCCCAAGCGGCGTGCCGTTCTTGTCCACAGGCAAAGGCGTGGATCCAGTGGTGTCGACGCCGATGCCGACGATGGCCTCGGTCTGAAACGCGTAGTCGTCTGCTTTGGCGTCTTGAACAGCGCCTCGAACGGCCTCCACGAGGCTCCAAAGCCAATCGCCGGGGTTCTGGCGGGCGAGGTTTGGGTCACGCTCATCGAGCAGGATTCCCGCCTCGCCGCTCGGGTAGTTCACGACGGACGTTCCGACTTCCCGGCCGTCGGCGCAGTCCACGACGAGGGCGCGAACGGAGTTCGTTCCGAAATCAATGCCAAGGGTGTAGGTGGGCATGGGCTTGTCCTATTCTGGTTCGAGCGGAGCACACAATGCTCCTTTGCGAAGCGGGCGGGGTCTGGTCTCGGCTATCCTCCAGCTGTGCCTCGGATCGCCATCTTGACGCACAGAAGCGAGGCGTTCGAGCAGGTGCCCTATTACCTGCGCGGAATCGCCGACGTCTGGAAGGAAAGGGGCCTGGATGTCAAAGTCTGCCACGGTCCTGGCCAGGCTGTGGAAGCCGACTTGGCCGTTCTTCACGTGGACCTGACCGAAATTCCAGCCGAATATCGGGCTCTCGCTGCCCGCTATCCGGTCTGCCTGAACCGCCACACCTCCGACATCTCCAAGCGCACGCTTAGCCGGCACCTGGTCCACTATGGCGATGGCTACGATGGTCCGGTGATCGTGAAGGCGGATCGCAACTGCGGCGGCGCCAAGGAGGCCGAGCTGGCCGCACGCCGCGGCGCACGGACAGGTGGTTCGGCGCCCTTTCAAGACTATCAGGTGTTTGAGTCTCCAGAACGGGTGCCTCCGCCAGTCTGGCAGGACCGAGAGTTGGTGGTCGAGAGGTTCCTGCCCGAGATGCAAGACGGGCTCTACAGTCTGCGACTCTGGTATTTCCTTGGCAGCCGAGAGTTTGGCGCGCGCAACTTCTCGGAGAGCCCGATCGTGAAATCGGCGAGCACAATCCGCCGCGAGCCGCTAGAGGATGTGCCCGACGAACTGCGCGAGCTTAGAGCGGAGCTGGGGTTCGACTTCGGCAAGTTCGACTACGCGATCGTAGACGGCCGGGTGGTGCTGTACGATGCGAACCGAACGCCCTGCACCGGTGCAGGGGTGATGGCAAAGAGCGCCGAGCGGTATCGGAACCTTGCTGAAGGGATCTGGGAATACCTGTGAGAATCGGCGAAGAAGCCCCTACGGGTCCAAAAGGGATACTTCGTCCTCAACAAGCAACGTGGGGGCACTATGGATAGTCGGCAACTAGATCGGCAGTGCCTCCCTCGATCCCTTTCGGACGTTCCTTTCGGCCGCCGTCGTCCTTTCCGTCACGATCGACGCTGTAAAGCAGAAAGCCCTTCCCTTGCTTTCGGTACTTGAGCGGCTTGCCGTCAAATGGGTCGATTGGCGGTGACCCAAGGTCCCCAAGCTTCTCAGGAAAGCTGCCATGCTGCTTTCCATAGGCCAGGAGCCGCCAGTAGCCTTCGCTGACCGCCTCGTTGGCAAGGTCTCGCGCCGCCGCCCTGGCGGCCTGGTCGACGGTTGGGATCAAGATCTTGTTCATCAAGTAGCTCAAGTCGTTGTGCGCCTCTTCGCGGGCGGTCTCTTCCTTGAGCACGGCTTCCAGCGCCAGATAGTCCTGCGGGTCCCTTGGCATCCGAGCCAACATGCGCCGGTGGAACTGGATATACCTCGCTTGCCAAGCATCCTTGAACCGACCGACGAAGCCGTCCGCGTAGAATCCTGGAGGCCCACTCCCGTCGGTACGCTCGCTTGGCGCGGCGAGCAGCTCCACCTCTCTCATGTTCTTGATACTGCGAAGTGTGGATAGCCCAAGAACGAAGTCTCCTTTGAAGGCAGCCCGAAAGTCGACGTGGACTGCCCGACGGGAAAGACGTTCACCCATCGCGATCGCCCTGGAGTCGCCCCCACGCTCTTTCAGAATCTGCCGGAGACCCGTGTGCGTGATCGCGTTGAGCGCAATCTGGACCAATGCGCCAATTAGGCACGGTTCACGACCCGCCATGTCGGCAATGCGGAAGGACGCTACCAAGTCCCTCTCGGCGGCTCCCCAATCGCCGCGCCGCGCCGCGATGTTCGCCCGGCCAACGAGCACGCGAACGACGTTCTTGAGATTCGCGAACTCTGGAAACAGCACTTTCGCCCCAAGTCCGTAGTCCTTCCCAAAGTCGCACGCTGGCAGCTTGGCAGCAGCAACGATGGCATCGATCTGCGGTCCCACCTTGCTCAAAAGCAGCTTTGCTTCTTTGAGCTCGGAAGGGCCGGCTTTGCCGGTCGCGATGCTGCCGAAGACCCGCCTTGAAGTCGAAGCAGTGACGACTTTCCTTACGGCTTCGCTCTCGTTAGCCAGAGTCGGGCCGGCGTTCTGGTTGGGGTCGATCGGGCGCTTGACGAAGAGCTCTTCCGACGTGAGCGGCAGACCTTCACGCCTTGCCGCCGCCACTTCCTTGGGCAGGTCTCTTGCTGCAGCATCCGCGCCTCCCAAGAGCGCCTGCCACAGGACAAAGCCACCCAGACCGCAAATCCCTAGGCACACCAGCACCGTGATGCCAAAAACCCACCAGACCGGCTTGACGCGTCTAGCCATGGAGACGAGCATACTCCGGCGGCTCAGCGCCGAGAGCAAAGCCGCCGGTACTCTCCCACCATGCTCCTTACGAGCCTGATCTTCGCTATGGCTACGATCCCGCAACACACCTTCGGTTGGAACGACACCGACTTTCTGCTAGACGGCAAGCGCTTCCTGATCCGCTCGGGCGAGATGCATCACGAGCGCATCCCCGTGCCCTACTGGCGGCACCGGCTGAAGATGGCCAAGGCGATGGGCCTGAACACGGTCTGCGCGTACCTGTTTTGGAACCACATCGAGCCCGAACCGGGCAAGTGGAACTTCAAGGGCCCTTCGGACGTGGCGGCTTATTGCAGGATCGCACATGAAGAGGGCCTGAAGGTCATCCTTCGGCCCGGACCCTACTCCTGCGCCGAGTGGGAGTTTGGCGGTTTTCCCTATTGGCTGCTCAAACACGAGGGGATTCAGCTTCGCACGCGGGACCCCCAATATCTGGCAGCGGTAAAAAAGTACCTGGCAGCCGTCGGAAAAGAGCTAGCCCCCCTTCAGTGGACCCGTGGCGGACCCATCATCATGGTCCAGGTCGAAAACGAGTACGGCAGCTACGGCTCGGACAAGGAGTACATCGGGATCGTGGCACAGGACCTTCGCGACGCCGGCTTCGAGGTGCCGCTCTTTACCTGCGATGGCCCGAGCCAGCTCAAAAACGACACGCGCGATGACCTGTTCTGCGCGGTCAACTTCGGCGGCAATCCCGAGCCGCACTTCAAGGCGCTGCGCGAGATACGGCCCAAGGGTCCGCTCATCTGCGCCGAGTTCTATCCGGGATGGTTCGACTCTTGGGGCGGGAAGCATCACACCGGCTCGGTCGAGAGTGTCGTCAAAGACCTCAAATACATGCTGGACCACAACGCTTCGTTCAGCATCTACATGGCGCACGGTGGCACGTCGTTTGGGTTCAACAGCGGCGCGAACTGCCCGCCGTTCTCGCCTCAGAGCACGAGCTACGATTACGACGCGCCGATCAACGAGAACGGTCAGGCGACGCCCAAGTTCCACGCCCTACGAGAGCTTTTCGCCAAGTACCTGCTCCCTGGGGAGACCCTGCCGCCTGTACCGACAGGAATTGCTGTCGGCTCGCTCAAGCCGGTGCGTCTGACGGAGTTCGCTTCGCTTGCGGCGAACCTGCCGAAGCCCAAGCGCTCGCCCAGACCACTCACGTTCGAGGACGTGAACCAGGCTTACGGAGCTGTTCTCTACCGGACGTCGTTGCCGGCAGGGCCGGCTTGCCGGCTCAAAGTAGATGAGATCCATGACTACGCCGTGGTCTCCGTGGACGGCAAGAGAGTTGGAGTGATCGATCGGCGTCGCGGGAAGAACACGCTCGACCTTCCAGTTCGGAAGAAGCCAGCAACACTGGACCTTCTGATCGAGGCCATGGGCCGCGTGAACTACGGCGGCTTCATCCACGACAAGAAGGGACTGGTCGGCAGCGCCTCATTGGTGAATGCAGGGGAGAACACACCCCTGAAGGGCTGGCGAATGTTCAGGCTGCCCTTCGACGCGGAGCACCTCAAAACCCTCAAGTTCGGAAGATCGGTGGGAAGAGGGCCTGGCGTGTATCGAGGCCATCTGGAGATCTCCGAGCCCAAAGACACCTTTCTTGACGTCCGCAACTGGAACAAAGGCATGGTTTGGGTGAACGGCCACAATCTGGGCCGGTTCTGGAGCATCGGCCCGCAGCAGACGATGTACTTGCCCGGTTGCTGGCTCAAAAAGGGAAAGAACGAGGTGCTGGTGCTGGATTACGGCGACAAGGTCGCCAAACCCACGGTCCAGGGACTGACGAAACCGATCCTGGATGAGCCGCACCCCGAGGCGACCAACCTTCACCGCAAGCCGGGCCAGAACCTGGACCTCACGGGCTATCTGATGGCAGCAAGCGGCGCCTTCGAGCAGGGCGACAAGCCTCAAAGCTTCAGTTTCGCACCGATTCAGGCTCGCTTCGTGTGCTTGAAGTCCCTCGGATCGCAGGCTGGCGACCCGTATGCCAGTTGTGCGGAGCTCTATGTGCTCGGCGGGGACGGCAAGCCGCTCTCGCGGGCTGGCTGGAAGATCTCCTTTGCCGACAGCGAGGAATCGGAAGGCGAGGACGGCAGCGCGGACAACCTATTGGACGATAATCCAAAGACGATCTGGCACACGCAGTGGGTGAGCGGGAGTCCTGCCCATCCCCACGCGGTCGTGATTGACCTGGGCAAGGTCCAGACGCTCTCGGGATTCACCTATGTCCCGCGCCCAATGCAGTCGAACGGCCACCCGCCTGGGAGGATCAAAGGGTTCGAGTTCTACTGCAAAGAATAGGGATGAGGGCGATCGCTGCTTCGTTCACGCCGCAAGGACCCCTCAACCGGTTCGCTGACGCCCGCTGGCCTCTCCCACAAGGAAGATGAGGCCATGTGTTCGCGGGACCGCAGTCGAGGACCTGCGGCCCGCGAAGACGCATGTGCACCAGGCTCCAGGGCTTCGCCCTTCGCTTCAACGGGTCTGCCCTGAGGGCCTGCCCCTTCCTCCGCAGAACTCATTGAAACAGACCCGCGAGGAGCCAGGAGGCTCCAAACCAGATCGCAATGACGGTGGTGGGCTTCCCCTAAGGGGCGCAGGAAATCGCACGACGGTAGACTCTATGCTGCAGTGAAACGACCTGCGCCGCTGCTGCTCCTCGTGTCCGTGCTCGCGCTCGCGGCGAAGGGCCCCGCGACGTGCAGGCAAGCGGACCCGCTGACTTCCGGGGACAGGGCCTACCTGCGCGATCTGGCCCGCGACACCTGGCGCTGCATCGCGGGGCTGGAACACCCTGAAACGGGCCTGCCCTACGACAACTCGGACAAGGGCGAATTCACCTCCGTCTCGAACATAGGCTTCTACCTTTCCAGCGTCGCCGCGGCAGAACGGCTGGGCTTCATTCGCCATGAAGAGGCCGTTGCGCGCCTCAAGAAGACCCTCGCGAGTGTGCTGAAGCTCCAGAAGTGGCGCGGCTTTCAGCAGTGCTGGAACTCGGTGCTCACGCTCCAGCCCGCAACGCACGACACCGCGATCTCCATCCTCGACAGCGGCAACCTGGCTGCGAGCCTGCTCGCGGTGGCGCAGATGACGCCAGAGGTCAGCGAGCCCAGTCGGCGCTTGTTTAAGGCCATGGAGTGGAAGTGGTTCTACGACCCCGCTGCCGAGGCGCTCTTCGGCGGGTATGACACGAAGACCGGAGTCATGAACCCTCGATGGCATCTGAGCGCTTTGGGCACCGACGCCGAGCTCGCGCTCTTCTTGGCCGTCGCATCCGGTCAGGCGCCGGCGAGCATCTGGAGTAAGCTCGACACCTCCAGAGAGTCCCGTTACGGATTCGAATACCTGAAGCCCGGATGGCAGGGCGGCGGGCTGTTCATGCATTTCATCTCTGGCATTTGGCTGGACAATCGTGGCACCTTGATGGAAAAGTCGGCAAAGAGCTTCGCCGCCGCCCAGATCGAGCACGCGAAGAGGGTCGGCTCCCCGGTCTGGGGCTGGTCCGCCTCCGACAACCCTGCCGGCGGCTACCTTGGATGGGGCGCGCTGATCGACGAGGTCGTCACGCCCCACGCCTCGGTCCTCGCGATCGAGCACTTTCCCAGAGAGGTCGTTTTCAACCTCAGAGCTATCGAGAAACTAGGTGCGCGCAGCCGCGGGCAGGGGTTCTTCGACGCGATCAATACGAAGTCCCGGCTCTGCTCAAAGAAGTTTCTGATGCTCGACCAGGGCATGCTCCTCTTGAGCTTGACGAACTTCCTGGAGAACGGCGCGGTCCGGGCAGCGTTCCAGCAGGACCCCGCGGTCCAGTCGGGTCGCCGCAAGATCGCCTTCTTTAAGGGCCGTTGACACCCTAAGCCCATCGCCCCTCGCCTCGCCTCTCGCCCCTCCCCTCGCCCTTCGCCTCTCGCCTCTCGCTCATTATAGTAGACGTATCCCTACTATTTTGTGATATAATGTCCACATGTCTCTGCAGCCGGTGCTCTTCCAGCCGCCGCCGATGGTTCGCCCCAGCTTCAAACTGGGGCCTGCCGAGGTCGCTTTGCGGAATTCGAGGCAAATCCTGGCAAGAGGTGTCGGGCGGACCGAAGCCTACGATTTCACGCTAAACCCCTATGTCGGGTGTCAATTCGGGTGCAGCTACTGCTACGCCGCAGCCTTTGTGCCGGATGAGGCCCGTCGGCAGGAATGGGGACAGTGGGTGGAGGTCAAGGAGAATGCCCTTCAGCTTTTGCGGCAGAGGCGGGACCTCGCCGGCAAGACCGTCTACCTAGGCTCTGCGACCGACCCTTACCAGCCCGTCGAGAGCCGCACACGCCTCACGCGCCGGATTCTCGAGTACCTCGCCACCTTGAACCCTCAGCCGAGGATCGTCATCCAGACCCGCAGCCCTTTGGTGACTCGGGACATCGACGTGCTGCTTCGCTTTAGCAGGCTGCGGGTCAACGTGAGCGTGACCACCGACGACGACGAGGTGCGCCGAAGCTTCGAGCCGAACGCACCGACCATCCCCGCCCGGCTTGCCGCTCTTCGAGAGCTCAGGGCCGCAGGACTCAGGACGGGATGCTGCCTGGCGCCGCTGTTGCCGGTTCGGGATGTCTCGGCTTTCGCCAAGACTCTGGCAGAACTCGGGGCCGAGCGATACGGCGTGAGCTACCTCCATGCTCCGAGGGAGGGTTTCGCCGCCGGGAGTCGGGAAGCCGGGCTCAAACTTGCCCAAGCTGTCGGTTGGAACCTTCAGAGCTACCGGCGAACCGTGGCTCAGCTTCAAGAGCGCCTCCCCGAACTCCTCTTCGGCCCCAGGGTCTTTGAGCCGGAATAACCGCTGACTTGGCGTTAGGTCTTTGTCCCTGCGCAGTGTTCGGCAAGAAGAGGGGGATGTATAATCGCCTGCCCGATGCTGACCTTTCGGCCGTTCCAACGCACGGATGAGGAATACGCGGCGCTTGTACGCGTGTACAACGTCATCTGGCCGGACCGGCCGACCACGCTCGAAGCCGAGCGCTTCAGCGATGAGACCCGCGACCCGCAGAGGTTCTTCGAGCGTTTTCTGGTTTCAGAAGATGGAAAGGACATCGGCTATGCGACCGCGGGCGAGTCCTCCTGGAGCCACCGGGAGGGCAAGTACTTCGTCGGCATCGAATTCGTGCCCGGCAAGGAGGGCTGCTTCCATGAGGCGCTGGACTTCCTGAAGGCGCGAATCGCCGATCGCGGCTACAACCACCTCGTCTTTTGGACGCGCAGCGACAAAGTCAAGCAGATCGAGAACTACCGATCGATCGGCGCGGAGAACACCCAGCGCCAGCCGATCTCCGAGCTCGATCTTCCCTCGTTCGATCCAGCGGTCTGGAGCTCGTCTTTGGCGCAATTCAGGGATGCCGGCTTCGCCATGCGCACCCACGCCGAGATGAACGACGCCGGCTTTGACTGGCGGCCGGACCATTACGCGCTGGAATGCGAGCTTTGG
It encodes the following:
- a CDS encoding beta-galactosidase, yielding MLLTSLIFAMATIPQHTFGWNDTDFLLDGKRFLIRSGEMHHERIPVPYWRHRLKMAKAMGLNTVCAYLFWNHIEPEPGKWNFKGPSDVAAYCRIAHEEGLKVILRPGPYSCAEWEFGGFPYWLLKHEGIQLRTRDPQYLAAVKKYLAAVGKELAPLQWTRGGPIIMVQVENEYGSYGSDKEYIGIVAQDLRDAGFEVPLFTCDGPSQLKNDTRDDLFCAVNFGGNPEPHFKALREIRPKGPLICAEFYPGWFDSWGGKHHTGSVESVVKDLKYMLDHNASFSIYMAHGGTSFGFNSGANCPPFSPQSTSYDYDAPINENGQATPKFHALRELFAKYLLPGETLPPVPTGIAVGSLKPVRLTEFASLAANLPKPKRSPRPLTFEDVNQAYGAVLYRTSLPAGPACRLKVDEIHDYAVVSVDGKRVGVIDRRRGKNTLDLPVRKKPATLDLLIEAMGRVNYGGFIHDKKGLVGSASLVNAGENTPLKGWRMFRLPFDAEHLKTLKFGRSVGRGPGVYRGHLEISEPKDTFLDVRNWNKGMVWVNGHNLGRFWSIGPQQTMYLPGCWLKKGKNEVLVLDYGDKVAKPTVQGLTKPILDEPHPEATNLHRKPGQNLDLTGYLMAASGAFEQGDKPQSFSFAPIQARFVCLKSLGSQAGDPYASCAELYVLGGDGKPLSRAGWKISFADSEESEGEDGSADNLLDDNPKTIWHTQWVSGSPAHPHAVVIDLGKVQTLSGFTYVPRPMQSNGHPPGRIKGFEFYCKE
- a CDS encoding type II toxin-antitoxin system VapC family toxin; translation: MTNVVVDASVVLAWFLRDEQNTYADALLTSANSVSFLVPQHWTLEIANVFALAENVGRLTASDVAGALNTLGSLQIEVDSETYSSAFGMTLSLCRRHRITAYDAAYLELALRKGAGLASLDRKLVAAAAAEGATLFQP
- a CDS encoding GNAT family N-acetyltransferase, with translation MLTFRPFQRTDEEYAALVRVYNVIWPDRPTTLEAERFSDETRDPQRFFERFLVSEDGKDIGYATAGESSWSHREGKYFVGIEFVPGKEGCFHEALDFLKARIADRGYNHLVFWTRSDKVKQIENYRSIGAENTQRQPISELDLPSFDPAVWSSSLAQFRDAGFAMRTHAEMNDAGFDWRPDHYALECELWEDVPYTDTITMRPFEEWLKSNEGSPDYRADLNYVAFDGDRMIGMSHVFRDAGSAARLFTGLTGVLRDFRRKGVATALKVACLTRCKELGFKVVETDNEEKNPMLDLNIALGFRKVFEWMQFELKLPGATN
- a CDS encoding DUF3131 domain-containing protein → MKRPAPLLLLVSVLALAAKGPATCRQADPLTSGDRAYLRDLARDTWRCIAGLEHPETGLPYDNSDKGEFTSVSNIGFYLSSVAAAERLGFIRHEEAVARLKKTLASVLKLQKWRGFQQCWNSVLTLQPATHDTAISILDSGNLAASLLAVAQMTPEVSEPSRRLFKAMEWKWFYDPAAEALFGGYDTKTGVMNPRWHLSALGTDAELALFLAVASGQAPASIWSKLDTSRESRYGFEYLKPGWQGGGLFMHFISGIWLDNRGTLMEKSAKSFAAAQIEHAKRVGSPVWGWSASDNPAGGYLGWGALIDEVVTPHASVLAIEHFPREVVFNLRAIEKLGARSRGQGFFDAINTKSRLCSKKFLMLDQGMLLLSLTNFLENGAVRAAFQQDPAVQSGRRKIAFFKGR
- a CDS encoding radical SAM protein: MSLQPVLFQPPPMVRPSFKLGPAEVALRNSRQILARGVGRTEAYDFTLNPYVGCQFGCSYCYAAAFVPDEARRQEWGQWVEVKENALQLLRQRRDLAGKTVYLGSATDPYQPVESRTRLTRRILEYLATLNPQPRIVIQTRSPLVTRDIDVLLRFSRLRVNVSVTTDDDEVRRSFEPNAPTIPARLAALRELRAAGLRTGCCLAPLLPVRDVSAFAKTLAELGAERYGVSYLHAPREGFAAGSREAGLKLAQAVGWNLQSYRRTVAQLQERLPELLFGPRVFEPE